From Oceanococcus sp. HetDA_MAG_MS8, the proteins below share one genomic window:
- a CDS encoding TetR family transcriptional regulator, giving the protein MNMSRKEAADLTRSRLVQAAFEEIHRNGFRAASLEAILRTASVTKGALYHHFSNKAALGYAVIDEVIRPFIESNWQPVLAADNIIDGAISVLHARVHERSDMALTLGCPFNNLIQEMSAVDDGFRTRLHSILEDWRQGISAAIRQGQQRGDVRSDVAPEETADFIISAIEGCIGMAKGAQCARIYDGGMRGLEHYLNSLRANPATPSGD; this is encoded by the coding sequence ATGAATATGTCACGCAAAGAGGCCGCGGATCTCACCCGCAGCCGGCTCGTTCAAGCCGCATTCGAAGAAATTCATCGCAACGGGTTCAGGGCCGCGAGCCTAGAGGCCATTTTGCGCACGGCTAGCGTGACTAAAGGGGCTCTGTATCACCATTTCTCAAATAAAGCGGCCCTGGGTTATGCCGTTATTGATGAGGTGATTCGTCCTTTTATTGAGTCGAACTGGCAGCCAGTACTAGCCGCAGACAACATCATTGACGGCGCCATCTCAGTGCTGCATGCGCGGGTTCACGAACGCAGTGATATGGCGCTCACCTTGGGCTGCCCTTTCAACAATTTGATTCAAGAAATGAGCGCGGTTGACGATGGCTTTCGCACCCGCCTGCACTCCATTTTGGAAGATTGGCGGCAGGGGATTTCAGCGGCCATTCGCCAGGGACAACAGCGGGGCGATGTGCGTAGCGACGTCGCCCCCGAAGAAACAGCCGATTTCATTATTTCCGCCATTGAAGGCTGCATCGGGATGGCCAAGGGTGCTCAATGCGCACGCATCTACGATGGCGGAATGCGTGGCTTAGAGCATTACCTCAATAGCTTGCGGGCAAACCCCGCTACACCGTCGGGAGATTGA
- a CDS encoding PaaI family thioesterase, which yields MSTYFANPAELEALLRPQLPGLADSGISILHAGDGEARVRQAASDQQLRPGGTLSGPTMMALADTAMYAAILGTVGPELLAVTTDMNMHFLRRPAMQDLEAHARIIKLGQRLIVCTVEISSGEDLVAHATGSYVRPPAGKQ from the coding sequence ATGAGTACTTACTTCGCAAATCCTGCAGAACTGGAGGCGCTGCTGCGACCGCAGCTTCCAGGTTTGGCCGATTCCGGCATTTCCATATTGCACGCCGGCGATGGTGAGGCGCGTGTTCGCCAAGCCGCCAGCGATCAACAGCTGCGCCCAGGCGGCACCTTATCTGGCCCCACCATGATGGCGTTGGCGGACACGGCTATGTACGCCGCCATCCTAGGCACCGTAGGTCCGGAGCTGCTGGCCGTCACCACGGATATGAACATGCATTTTCTGCGCCGGCCTGCCATGCAGGACTTAGAGGCGCATGCGCGCATTATCAAACTTGGGCAAAGACTCATTGTCTGCACCGTGGAGATTTCCAGCGGTGAGGACCTCGTAGCGCATGCCACAGGGTCTTATGTGCGACCTCCTGCTGGCAAGCAATGA
- a CDS encoding outer membrane lipoprotein-sorting protein, whose product MQALKRSLIVGLAASLSLPAMAQSTDPAQRGLEIAQEADRRDEGWGDSSTVMTMTLRNKQGQESTREMRSRSLEVADDGDKGLIIFDHPKDVRGTALLTFSHKSGSDDQWLYLPALKRTKRIASNNKSGPFMGSEFAYEDLSSQEVEKYTYKYLRDESYEGQPVFVIERFPVDDNSGYTRQIVWMDSERYIPLKVEFYDRKQSHLKTLTLHEYEQYKDKHWRPLRLEMVNHQTGKSTTLSFAEYEFDLGLGERDFDQGALARAR is encoded by the coding sequence ATGCAAGCGCTTAAGCGTTCCTTAATCGTTGGCCTCGCGGCCAGCCTTAGCCTGCCCGCAATGGCACAAAGCACAGACCCTGCCCAACGCGGTTTGGAAATTGCGCAAGAAGCCGACCGGCGGGATGAGGGCTGGGGCGACTCATCTACGGTGATGACCATGACCCTGCGCAACAAGCAAGGCCAAGAGTCAACACGTGAGATGCGCAGCCGCTCCTTGGAGGTGGCCGATGATGGCGATAAGGGATTGATTATTTTTGATCACCCCAAAGACGTACGCGGTACCGCTTTGCTGACCTTCTCGCATAAATCGGGTAGCGATGATCAGTGGCTGTATTTGCCCGCACTCAAGCGCACCAAACGAATCGCGTCGAATAACAAATCCGGCCCCTTCATGGGCTCCGAGTTTGCCTACGAAGACTTGTCTTCACAGGAAGTGGAAAAGTACACCTACAAGTACTTGCGTGATGAGAGCTACGAAGGTCAGCCGGTTTTCGTTATCGAACGGTTTCCTGTGGATGACAACTCTGGTTACACCCGGCAAATCGTCTGGATGGATAGCGAGCGTTACATCCCGCTGAAGGTGGAGTTTTACGACCGCAAGCAAAGCCACCTGAAGACGCTGACGCTGCACGAGTACGAGCAGTACAAAGACAAGCATTGGCGTCCGCTGCGCCTGGAGATGGTGAACCATCAAACCGGCAAGTCCACCACGCTGAGCTTCGCCGAATATGAGTTCGACCTGGGCCTAGGCGAGCGCGACTTCGACCAGGGCGCTTTGGCCCGCGCGCGATAG
- a CDS encoding sulfite exporter TauE/SafE family protein, with the protein MLPLLCVVAVFAAVLSAVAGVGGGTILIAALYAAGLSPLVALALHAIVQAVSNGTRAWAYRHDVDWRNGGLCAACAAPWPFLVAPWLVNLDANLLRLALGGFVLANLLPKPGRVHGLSLPWRMVIGGCLKGIIGPVVGASGLVLAPFFFAPQWRKEEVVGTLALVQVIGHLVKLAAYSTAGIAVLGHWDWALALSLAVVMGTFAGRRLMSQLSQARFERVFRLVLALLGVQLLLRGVWGLLSLN; encoded by the coding sequence ATGTTGCCGCTGCTATGTGTTGTTGCCGTGTTTGCCGCTGTGCTCTCTGCTGTGGCGGGCGTCGGTGGCGGCACGATCCTTATTGCTGCGCTTTATGCGGCAGGTTTGTCCCCGTTGGTGGCGCTGGCATTACATGCCATCGTTCAGGCAGTGTCCAATGGCACACGGGCCTGGGCCTATAGACACGATGTGGACTGGCGTAACGGCGGGCTGTGCGCCGCTTGTGCAGCGCCTTGGCCGTTTTTGGTGGCTCCTTGGCTGGTGAACCTGGATGCCAACCTGTTGCGCTTGGCCTTAGGCGGTTTTGTGCTGGCCAACCTACTGCCTAAGCCGGGGCGGGTGCATGGCTTGAGTTTGCCTTGGCGAATGGTGATAGGAGGCTGTCTTAAGGGAATCATTGGCCCTGTAGTGGGGGCCAGCGGCTTGGTGCTGGCGCCGTTTTTCTTTGCACCCCAGTGGCGCAAAGAAGAAGTTGTAGGAACACTGGCGCTGGTCCAGGTGATCGGTCACTTGGTTAAGCTCGCCGCCTACAGCACAGCCGGGATTGCGGTTTTGGGCCATTGGGATTGGGCCTTGGCGCTATCGCTGGCGGTGGTCATGGGTACTTTCGCCGGTCGCCGCCTCATGAGCCAGCTGTCTCAAGCCCGTTTTGAACGGGTATTTCGCCTGGTGTTAGCTCTGCTGGGTGTGCAGTTGCTGCTGCGCGGTGTTTGGGGTTTGCTGAGCCTGAATTAG
- a CDS encoding MMPL family transporter, with protein sequence MGAVFNAFLERYARWVIRNRWLVLIASLLAIAGMGYGAQYLTFSTDYRVFFGKENPQLVAFDRVQNIYNKNDSVLFVIEPEGDTAFNAQTLSLAEEMTEKAWMLPFTRRVDSITNYQHTEALGDDLQVGDLVSDAAQKTPDELEALRQIAINEPLLLNRLTSPNGHVVAVNVTSEFPEQDISELPTTVAAARELRDEMLAKYPGHKIYMSGSNMMSNAFSEASQADIQTLYPLMYLTLIVIMYLLLRSIAGTVASVIVIILSAAGAMGLAGWIGIGLTSPSVAAPVIITTLAIADSVHILVTYFADRRQGLDREPAMVDALKINFMPVLMTSVTTAMGFLTINFTDSPPLRDLGNITAMGVILAWMVSVTTLPALMMMFPHKVPAASKDRISGALEAYGRFSLRHRTPLLVGGLIVCLGLVALIPKNETNDLFAHYFDPRIEFRTDTDYIVDNISGLYTFEFDLAAPNGVADPEYLQQLDEFKQWWLQNPKTLHVASVSDIFKRLNKNMHGDDPAWYRLPEQRDLAAQYLLLYEFSLPFGLDLANTINIDKDGSRFFVVTKHLTSKETRALADAARDWLQANAPDMATLGVSPAVMFAYIAKRNITAMMWSIPLALAAISVLLVFALRSFKFGALSLIPNLLPLGMAFGVWGVYNGTINFTMSICLGMVMGIIVDDTIHFFAKYLRARRELGLSPEQAIPFAFRTVGTALVVTSIILVCGFLILATSAFTPNNGMSQLTAIAIGTALFADFLLLPPLILLVDRDAAADSSDTETLLETQHASA encoded by the coding sequence ATGGGTGCGGTCTTTAATGCATTTTTGGAGCGCTACGCGCGCTGGGTGATTCGAAATCGATGGCTGGTGCTTATCGCCAGCCTGCTGGCCATTGCCGGCATGGGCTATGGGGCTCAATACCTCACCTTCTCCACCGATTACCGCGTGTTTTTCGGCAAAGAAAATCCGCAACTGGTGGCCTTTGACCGGGTCCAGAACATCTACAACAAAAACGACTCGGTCCTGTTTGTCATCGAACCGGAAGGCGATACGGCCTTTAACGCACAGACTCTGAGTCTGGCGGAAGAAATGACCGAAAAGGCGTGGATGCTGCCCTTCACGCGCCGCGTTGACTCCATCACAAATTATCAGCACACAGAAGCCCTGGGCGATGATTTGCAGGTCGGCGACCTGGTCAGCGACGCTGCGCAAAAAACGCCCGATGAGCTGGAGGCCTTACGCCAAATCGCCATCAATGAGCCCTTGCTGCTCAATCGACTCACCTCACCAAACGGGCATGTCGTCGCCGTCAACGTGACTTCTGAGTTCCCCGAACAAGACATTAGCGAGCTGCCGACTACGGTAGCCGCCGCGCGCGAGCTGCGCGACGAAATGTTGGCCAAATACCCCGGGCATAAGATTTATATGTCTGGCTCCAACATGATGAGCAACGCCTTCTCGGAGGCCAGCCAAGCAGATATCCAAACGCTGTATCCGCTGATGTATCTGACGCTGATCGTGATCATGTACCTGCTCCTGCGCTCCATTGCAGGAACGGTCGCCAGTGTGATTGTGATCATCTTGTCGGCAGCCGGTGCCATGGGCCTTGCCGGTTGGATTGGCATTGGCCTCACCTCACCCTCGGTGGCCGCTCCGGTCATTATCACCACGCTGGCCATCGCTGACTCCGTGCATATCCTGGTGACCTATTTTGCCGACCGGCGTCAGGGGCTAGATCGCGAACCTGCCATGGTCGACGCTCTGAAAATTAACTTCATGCCGGTGCTCATGACCTCGGTGACGACGGCGATGGGCTTTCTCACCATCAACTTCACCGACTCCCCTCCTCTGCGCGATTTAGGCAATATCACCGCCATGGGTGTCATTCTGGCCTGGATGGTTTCTGTAACCACGCTGCCAGCCTTGATGATGATGTTTCCGCACAAGGTGCCCGCTGCCTCCAAAGACCGTATTTCCGGCGCCTTGGAAGCCTATGGCCGGTTTAGCCTGCGTCATCGCACCCCCTTACTGGTCGGCGGGCTCATCGTCTGCTTAGGGCTGGTGGCTCTCATTCCCAAAAATGAAACCAATGACCTCTTTGCGCATTACTTTGATCCACGCATTGAGTTTCGGACCGACACGGATTACATCGTCGACAACATCTCTGGCTTGTACACCTTCGAGTTCGACCTCGCTGCACCGAACGGCGTCGCTGACCCCGAATACTTGCAGCAACTCGATGAATTCAAGCAGTGGTGGCTGCAAAACCCCAAGACACTGCATGTAGCCAGCGTGTCGGACATTTTCAAGCGCTTGAACAAGAACATGCACGGGGACGATCCCGCCTGGTATCGGCTGCCCGAGCAACGCGATTTAGCCGCGCAGTATTTGCTGCTTTACGAGTTCAGCCTGCCTTTTGGCCTGGACTTAGCCAATACCATCAACATCGATAAGGATGGCTCGCGTTTCTTCGTGGTCACCAAACACCTGACCAGCAAAGAAACCCGCGCACTGGCCGATGCCGCCAGGGATTGGCTCCAAGCCAATGCCCCCGATATGGCGACTCTAGGCGTGTCGCCTGCGGTGATGTTTGCTTACATTGCCAAGCGCAATATCACCGCGATGATGTGGTCTATCCCCTTGGCCCTCGCGGCCATTTCGGTACTCCTGGTGTTTGCTCTGCGCAGCTTCAAGTTCGGAGCGCTGAGTCTGATCCCAAACTTGCTGCCATTAGGGATGGCCTTTGGGGTTTGGGGCGTGTACAACGGCACCATCAACTTCACCATGAGCATCTGTTTAGGGATGGTCATGGGCATTATTGTGGACGACACCATTCACTTTTTTGCCAAGTACCTGCGCGCCAGACGCGAGCTAGGGCTGAGCCCGGAACAGGCGATTCCCTTTGCCTTTCGCACCGTGGGCACCGCCCTGGTGGTGACCTCCATCATTCTGGTTTGCGGCTTTCTCATTCTGGCCACCAGTGCGTTTACGCCCAACAACGGCATGAGCCAGCTCACAGCCATTGCCATTGGCACGGCGTTGTTCGCCGACTTCTTGCTGCTACCGCCGCTGATTTTATTGGTCGACCGCGACGCCGCGGCCGACTCTTCCGATACTGAAACCCTCTTGGAGACTCAACATGCAAGCGCTTAA